The Metabacillus schmidteae nucleotide sequence TGAATCAATTTCTTGATGACTTAAGTCATCCTCCTTTATTTCGTTTACAGGAGTAATTTCTTCGATTAATTCTTCCACCACATCTTCAAGCTCGTGGTTTTCAACTAATTTTTCTGCAGAATTTAAAAATTGGGCAGATGCTTCTTCTTTTACAACAAGGATATCTTTACCGAAAGTAAGGACAAACTCTGATTTAATGAAAACATCTTGGTTATTTACATTTAAATGCAATCCAATGATTTGTCCCGTATCTTCATTCACAAAGTATTCCTTTACTTCTCCAAGAAGCTGTCCTTTACGAGTCATCACTCTGGTATCTGTAATTTTAATTCGTTTGTTTACAAGCTGATTAGCGATAGGAATTTCATTTAAATCAATGATGGCATTATCGGAATCAATCGTTAATGCAAATTCCCCAATACCAATAACCTTACTAAACGGAATAGCTTTTACACTTACTTGCCAATCATCATGCTCAACAGTTAGAAAATCGACCGTTCCTTTTTCCGGATTGATAACAAGAGATTTCACACTACCGAGCTCTAATCCAGCTGAAATACCAATAATTGGTAATCCTAAAATTTCAGTACTTTTCTTCATCATACACACACCTATTCTCTATACTTTTTATATCGATCATTGTATCCATAATAATTGTTGAATTAAGAGTGGATATTTTCTCAATTTCTCATTCATATCGCTAAGTAGCAACTCATATTTTTCTTTATTGTCTGTTTGTCGATAATAAAATAAAAGTTCTTTCGCAAATAAAAAGCAGTCTTTTTCAGACTTCGCTTCCTCAATAGCCTTTTGTAAGATCTTTTCATATTCTGTCGCAGATAGAACTTGTTTATAAACATGAAGTTGGTCGAGAAGCATATTTAAAATACTATTTGAAATGTCATTGTTGTTCGGTTCTTCCAGGTCAATATTCTCATCTTCGTGAGTGTAATTTCTTATTTGACCAGCTTCATTTTGACTTAGTTCTTTTTCCTTAGTTTCATCTATCTCTTGAATTGGTTGATCTAATACAACCTCGCCTAATTCCTGAATCGGGACTTCCTTTTCAGTTTCGACTATTTCATAAGAAACCTTTTCACTATTTTCCGTCTCAGCCTCAACAATTATGTTGTTAACGTCATTTAGAGCTTCTTCCGAATCTTTATTAGGAGTATCATTCATAATATTTTCAAAAAGGTCATTTAAATCCGGGGACACATCTACATTAGGATCAATGGTTTCATTTTGTAGATTATGTTCATCCATCACTTCACTTTCACGACCTTCGAAAAGCTCCAATAAAAAGTCATCTGTACCTCCCTGCTCATCCTTTTTAGGAAAGCCTTCATTATCCTTTGTGGATGCAACCTCTGACAGAGAACTTAGTTCAGCTTTATGCTCAATCGTTAACTCCTCATTAAGCTGAGTATTTTTGTCAAATTGTTCAAAGAAATCCGCGAGTTCATCTCTATCTTTTTCAACAGGAGAAATATCATTATTTACTCTAGTATTCTCGATATCCATATGCTCCTCAGAATTATCAGTTTCAACAATCGGTACTTCAATAGAAGTTTCTTCGTTAACTACAATCTCCTCAACCATTTGACTACTAGTAACCTGTTCTTCGTTCATTAACATTACTTCATTCCTAGTATCAACTGATTCAAATACCTCTTCCTGTTCAAAAAGGAATTGTTTTTTGCTTAACAAATATCCTAAAGAAAACAGAATAACAATGATCGCTGTTGCAGCCTGCCATATTGGTATAACTTGAACAGTAAAGGTAAATAATGCAGCAAATAATAAAGCGATACTCACTAGGAGTATTCTCCCCCGTTTTTGTATTCCAATCGGCAGAATATACATAATTGGAACTAGTAATACGAAGCCGACTAACAGCAATAAATATACCTTCAAACCATCACCCCGCTAGTGATTAAGTATTATTTCCTATTTTTCTATCATTTGCACCATTTATTCAGTCAAAAATAACTAAAAAAAGACAAAAATCGACTATAACTTATTGTATAATAAAGTCGACCTATTGGAAAGAAGGGATTGGAATGAAATTCAATTTGGTAAAACTTTTCTCCCATAACAAAGGGTTTACTTTGATAGAGGTTATGCTTTCTATTGTCATATTCAGTATCTTAACACTAGGATTATTAGCCTTATTTTCTCAAGCGATGAACTATTCTCAAAAAAGTGAAAATGACACTTTAGGTGTGTATGCTGCAAGAAATATGTTGAATTATATGGAACAGCAAAACTTTGAAGAAATGAAAAGTAAATATGTCGATGGCTTATCCGATGAAGGACAAGGGTCATCAATCGTTTTAAAAGTGGATGTTTGTGAAAAATGGTATAGCGGGTCAAGTGAGGAAATGATAAAAAAGAAATCAATTTGTAAATATACATTCAATCCAGACCTAAACAACCGTACCTTCTCTATTAACGTTACACTCAAGAAGCATAGTGAATCTGACCTTTCCTCATCCCTTATACCCATGGAAATTCACGTTCAGTGGGATGATGACAACGAAACTACTTTAGAAGGGTTTATCAAAAATGAAAAACTTCGTTAAATATGTTAAGAATGAAAATGGGGTATCGTTAGTTGAAGTATTGGCAACTATATTGATTTCTTCTATTTTGTTAGTTGTCGTATATAATGTGTTTCATATGGGAATCAAGTCCTATGAGCGTATTGGTATTGAAATGCAGTTAAGAGATGAAGCGGATTATATTGTTTCGTCTATTATGAAAGAATTATATGAAGCCCCTATTGATTCAGTTGAGTCATGTGGAGAAGATTGCATTACGATCACTCATAATACAACTCTTAATGTTGATAAAGATTTTCCATCTATTATTACCGAAGAAAAGTTAGATGTAGAAAAAAACATCACCATCAAAATGGATGATAGTCATGTGAACCTTTCCTTTCAAGGTTATACAGATG carries:
- a CDS encoding PRC-barrel domain-containing protein; this translates as MKKSTEILGLPIIGISAGLELGSVKSLVINPEKGTVDFLTVEHDDWQVSVKAIPFSKVIGIGEFALTIDSDNAIIDLNEIPIANQLVNKRIKITDTRVMTRKGQLLGEVKEYFVNEDTGQIIGLHLNVNNQDVFIKSEFVLTFGKDILVVKEEASAQFLNSAEKLVENHELEDVVEELIEEITPVNEIKEDDLSHQEIDSIKAKQIDLLEGKKVIKDIYGANQQVIIEKGTTLTIEDIKKAQDEGPSTFVELSMNTEL
- a CDS encoding type IV pilus modification PilV family protein; this translates as MKFNLVKLFSHNKGFTLIEVMLSIVIFSILTLGLLALFSQAMNYSQKSENDTLGVYAARNMLNYMEQQNFEEMKSKYVDGLSDEGQGSSIVLKVDVCEKWYSGSSEEMIKKKSICKYTFNPDLNNRTFSINVTLKKHSESDLSSSLIPMEIHVQWDDDNETTLEGFIKNEKLR
- a CDS encoding type IV pilus modification PilV family protein, which translates into the protein MKNFVKYVKNENGVSLVEVLATILISSILLVVVYNVFHMGIKSYERIGIEMQLRDEADYIVSSIMKELYEAPIDSVESCGEDCITITHNTTLNVDKDFPSIITEEKLDVEKNITIKMDDSHVNLSFQGYTDEIPQRNLLNDKYLLFLEEDVGNEEKSKIEINECINNDNNEYTCEEGLINMVLHIQHKDFTKDSLISADPVKLESKFGF